The following are from one region of the Girardinichthys multiradiatus isolate DD_20200921_A chromosome 9, DD_fGirMul_XY1, whole genome shotgun sequence genome:
- the cracd gene encoding capping protein inhibiting regulator of actin dynamics isoform X4, whose protein sequence is MEPKVQGAQSSGQYSTPVKSPRSKRVLPPTGTIESINLDAVPQSVPRLDNTAAKHKLLVKPKNQRISRKHRRFTLDLQEVSIPGVMQEDMEAAGVFSDDQRRASLESSKESLKKQRLYEEDILEGRRRREMEEQKLREEAEERRRRGEEMRIRELEEERCRRRQQEEQEKRMREEAERRMKEEEDQMRAREEEDKWRQEEAERQRKEEDRRMKEEEERRKREEAERRKREEERKMREEAERTRREEEERKMREEAERMREEERRIREKEERRRRRQEEEEQIRKLEEERRKREEEDRRRLEEQKHREEEERKLEEEVAKKQQELEAEKCKKQKEEEEERKKKDEQKLRLREMEQEKQLALEEQMKMLTEEDAGSSDEQERKRRAEEQRWREMEERQRPFSFKVSSGEKQILFQKVNLTPVTPASSHQNAADADQREGATAYSLERQDPPNLPASSYVPHTAILVTGAQLCGTAVNLDQIKDTACKSLLGLGEERRAQGIPSAKSKSSPDHKSGKTKSLSESSFCPDRSSAAVLAEWASIRSKIFKGVEDGKYDEYPGPPSRNQPQISSEEQPSFSHTSLRKTMSASAKFSITPAKKKFGDSNRNSEVFNADNKDGKEEASQSDSPTPASQSPTFKPHTRTSKTVRIVERASEECMFAKDLPSFLVPSPGDISEGSEAKSHLQSKTEEGEEQGQDGEDNPSPFGIKLRRTNYSLRFHSEQSTEKRKKRYSAGDSFDGVPSPLTPIEPDSDTSSVFSDKSSPTSPQKEGVLSKYLHASASPAITRGKLGKPTSPIVHNEGEKVLSKPQLYRRPATSPKPSGATPTPPPSPLPKVAHVLPCEDVNQRTGSPDLSVQEQAGRSEELSTVAQLHRGNHSPVQGEEEPKEKRSFFPSINIPWREKADRKAELIRREKPSLQARLSLDSARVQEKEAGPLWITLALQKQKGFREQQQSREDRRSQREAKLAEKHARERDSVALVSPTECKESGCTSPSSKTQTPEEPKRPDSLLGRFERRDPLKKASTLPSSVTVEISDSTPSPPAVKDMSKRFPSSDSPQLSTEPAWLALAKRKAKAWSDCPQIIK, encoded by the exons GTCCAGGGAGCTCAATCATCTGGGCAGTACAGCACACCAGTAAAGTCCCCGAGGTCCAAACGGGTTCTCCCACCAACTGGTACCATTGAGTCTATCAATCTAGATGCCGTCCCCCAGTCTGTTCCTCGCCTGGACAACACCGCCGCCAAGCATAAACTCTTAGTCAAACCGAAAAACCAGAGGATTTCCCGCAAACACCGGCGGTTCACACTG GACCTCCAGGAGGTGTCTATTCCTGGAGTCatgcaggaggacatggaggcagccGGTGTGTTCTCAGACGACCAGCGCAGGGCATCTCTGGAGTCATCCAAAGAAAGCTTGAAGAAACAGAGACTCTATGAGGAGGACATACTGGAGGGCAGAAGGAGGAGGGAGATGGAGGAGCAAAAGCTCAGAGAAGAAGCAgaggaaaggaggaggaggggggaaGAGATGAGGATACGTGAACTGGAGGAAGAGAGGTGTCGcaggagacagcaggaagaacaaGAGAAGAGGATGCGAGAGGAGGCAGAGAGGAGGATGAAAGAGGAAGAGGACCAAATGAGAGCCAGGGAAGAGGAGGATAAATGGAGGCAAGAAGAGGCTGAGAGACAGAGAAAGGAGGAGGATAGAAGGAtgaaagaagaggaagaaagaagGAAGCGAGAGGAGGCtgagagaagaaaaagagaggAGGAACGGAAGATGCGAGAGGAAGCAGAGAGGacgaggagagaggaggaggaacgGAAGATGCGAGAGGAAGCAGAGAGGATGAGAGAGGAAGAAAGAAGGATCAGGGAAAAGgaggaaaggaggaggaggaggcaagAGGAAGAAGAACAAATTCGAAAACTGGAAGAGGAAAGGAGAAAGCGTGAGGAAGAAGATAGGAGGCGCCTGGAGGAGCAGAAGcacagagaggaagaggaaagGAAGCTAGAGGAGGAGGTGGCAAAGAAGCAACAGGAGCTTGAGGCAGAGAAgtgcaaaaagcaaaaagaggaagaagaggaaagaaagaaaaaagatgaacaGAAACTAAGACTGAGGGAGATGGAGCAAGAGAAACAGCTGGCATTGGAGGAGCAGATGAAGATGTTGACAGAAGAAGATGCTGGGAGCTCTGATGAACAAGAGAGGAAGCGGAGAGCTGAGGAGCAGCGCTGGAGGGAGATGGAGGAGCGACAGAGACCCTTTTCCTTCAAGGTTTCCTCTGGAGAGAAACAGATTCTTTTCCAGAAGGTCAACCTGACCCCTGTTACTCCAGCCTCCAGCCACCAGAACGCTGCTGACGCTGATCAAAGGGAAGGAGCTACAGCTTACTCCCTGGAAAGGCAAGACCCCCCCAACCTGCCGGCATCTTCATATGTGCCCCACACAGCCATCCTGGTGACAGGCGCCCAGCTCTGTGGGACAGCTGTCAATTTAGACCAGATCAAAGACACTGCATGTAAATCCCTGCTGGGTTTGGGAGAAGAAAGAAGGGCCCAAGGAATACCTTCTGCAAAGAGCAAGAGCTCGCCAGACCACAAATCTGGGAAAACCAAATCGCTCAGTGAGTCTTCGTTCTGCCCGGATCGGTCCAGTGCAGCCGTGCTGGCAGAGTGGGCGAGCATCCGCTCGAAAATATTTAAAGGGGTAGAGGATGGGAAGTATGATGAGTACCCAGGCCCTCCGAGCAGGAATCAGCCTCAGATCAGCAGTGAAGAGCAGCCCTCTTTCTCTCATACCAGCCTCAGAAAAACAATGTCCGCCAGTGCCAAGTTCTCCATCACCCCTGCAAAGAAGAAGTTTGGGGACTCAAACAGAAACTCTGAGGTTTTCAATGCAGATAATAAAGATGGTAAAGAGGAAGCATCTCAATCTGATAGTCCCACACCAGCATCCCAATCTCCAACCTTTAAACCTCACACCCGGACAAGCAAAACAGTTCGGATTGTAGAGCGAGCCTCAGAGGAGTGCATGTTTGCCAAAGACCTCCCGTCTTTCCTGGTTCCCAGCCCGGGGGACATTTCTGAGGGCTCCGAAGCAAAGAGCCATCTTCAGAGCAAGACAGAGGAGGGGGAGGAGCAGGGACAGGACGGTGAGGATAACCCCTCACCTTTTGGAATCAAGCTTAGAAGGACGAACTATTCTCTGCGTTTTCACAGTGAGCAGTCCAcagagaaaaggaagaagcGCTACAGCGCCGGAGACAGCTTTGATGGCGTCCCTTCACCGCTCACCCCAATTGAgccagactctgacacctccTCGGTCTTCTCTGACAAATCAAGTCCCACATCACCTCAGAAGGAGGGAGTATTAAGCAAGTATTTACACGcatctgcttctcctgccataACCCGGGGGAAGCTGGGCAAGCCGACAAGCCCCATTGTGCATAATGAAGGAGAGAAAGTCCTTTCAAAACCACAACTCTACCGAAGACCAGCAACATCACCCAAACCCTCTGGAGCCACTCCAACACCTCCTCCATCTCCACTACCAAAAGTAGCCCACGTGCTCCCCTGTGAGGATGTGAACCAGAGGACGGGGAGCCCAGATTTATCCGTCCAGGAGCAGGCCGGTAGGAGTGAAGAACTATCCACGGTGGCCCAGCTGCACAGAGGAAACCACAGTCCTGTCCAAGGAGAGGAGGAGCCAAAGGAGAAGAGGTCTTTCTTCCCTTCCATCAACATCCCCTGGAGAGagaaggcagacaggaaggcagaacTTATCAGACGAG AAAAACCTTCCTTACAGGCCAGACTCTCACTGGACAGCGCCAGGGTCCAGGAGAAGGAAGCTGGGCCCTTATGGATTACTCTTGCCCTGCAGAAGCAGAAAGGCTTCAGGGAGCAACAGCAGAGCCGCGAGGACCGTCGGAGCCAAAGAGAGGCCAAGCTAGCAGAGAAGCATGCCAGAGAGAGAGATAGT GTCGCACTGGTGAGTCCCACAGAGTGTAAAGAAAGTGGGTGCACCAGTCCTTCCTCCAAAACCCAGACACCAGAGGAGCCCAAGAGGCCCGACAGCCTGCTGGGACGATTTGAGCGCAGAGATCCCCTGAAAAAGGCCAGCACCTTGCCGAGCTCAGTCACAG TTGAAATCTCAGACTCAACACCGTCGCCACCTGCTGTCAAGGACATGTCAAAGCGATTCCCCTCCAGCGACTCTCCCCAGTTGTCCACAGAGCCTGCCTGGCTGGCACTAGCAAAACGAAAGGCCAAAGCCTGGAGCGACTGTCCACAGATCATCAAATAA
- the cracd gene encoding capping protein inhibiting regulator of actin dynamics isoform X3 codes for MSQENVSDKVRNLQRQIAQGIKFGQRPLSLRKSEGDEGSSDEEEVPRSPLKVLAQVEAEPPKMEPKVQGAQSSGQYSTPVKSPRSKRVLPPTGTIESINLDAVPQSVPRLDNTAAKHKLLVKPKNQRISRKHRRFTLDLQEVSIPGVMQEDMEAAGVFSDDQRRASLESSKESLKKQRLYEEDILEGRRRREMEEQKLREEAEERRRRGEEMRIRELEEERCRRRQQEEQEKRMREEAERRMKEEEDQMRAREEEDKWRQEEAERQRKEEDRRMKEEEERRKREEAERRKREEERKMREEAERTRREEEERKMREEAERMREEERRIREKEERRRRRQEEEEQIRKLEEERRKREEEDRRRLEEQKHREEEERKLEEEVAKKQQELEAEKCKKQKEEEEERKKKDEQKLRLREMEQEKQLALEEQMKMLTEEDAGSSDEQERKRRAEEQRWREMEERQRPFSFKVSSGEKQILFQKVNLTPVTPASSHQNAADADQREGATAYSLERQDPPNLPASSYVPHTAILVTGAQLCGTAVNLDQIKDTACKSLLGLGEERRAQGIPSAKSKSSPDHKSGKTKSLSESSFCPDRSSAAVLAEWASIRSKIFKGVEDGKYDEYPGPPSRNQPQISSEEQPSFSHTSLRKTMSASAKFSITPAKKKFGDSNRNSEVFNADNKDGKEEASQSDSPTPASQSPTFKPHTRTSKTVRIVERASEECMFAKDLPSFLVPSPGDISEGSEAKSHLQSKTEEGEEQGQDGEDNPSPFGIKLRRTNYSLRFHSEQSTEKRKKRYSAGDSFDGVPSPLTPIEPDSDTSSVFSDKSSPTSPQKEGVLSKYLHASASPAITRGKLGKPTSPIVHNEGEKVLSKPQLYRRPATSPKPSGATPTPPPSPLPKVAHVLPCEDVNQRTGSPDLSVQEQAGRSEELSTVAQLHRGNHSPVQGEEEPKEKRSFFPSINIPWREKADRKAELIRREKPSLQARLSLDSARVQEKEAGPLWITLALQKQKGFREQQQSREDRRSQREAKLAEKHARERDSVALVSPTECKESGCTSPSSKTQTPEEPKRPDSLLGRFERRDPLKKASTLPSSVTVEISDSTPSPPAVKDMSKRFPSSDSPQLSTEPAWLALAKRKAKAWSDCPQIIK; via the exons GTCCAGGGAGCTCAATCATCTGGGCAGTACAGCACACCAGTAAAGTCCCCGAGGTCCAAACGGGTTCTCCCACCAACTGGTACCATTGAGTCTATCAATCTAGATGCCGTCCCCCAGTCTGTTCCTCGCCTGGACAACACCGCCGCCAAGCATAAACTCTTAGTCAAACCGAAAAACCAGAGGATTTCCCGCAAACACCGGCGGTTCACACTG GACCTCCAGGAGGTGTCTATTCCTGGAGTCatgcaggaggacatggaggcagccGGTGTGTTCTCAGACGACCAGCGCAGGGCATCTCTGGAGTCATCCAAAGAAAGCTTGAAGAAACAGAGACTCTATGAGGAGGACATACTGGAGGGCAGAAGGAGGAGGGAGATGGAGGAGCAAAAGCTCAGAGAAGAAGCAgaggaaaggaggaggaggggggaaGAGATGAGGATACGTGAACTGGAGGAAGAGAGGTGTCGcaggagacagcaggaagaacaaGAGAAGAGGATGCGAGAGGAGGCAGAGAGGAGGATGAAAGAGGAAGAGGACCAAATGAGAGCCAGGGAAGAGGAGGATAAATGGAGGCAAGAAGAGGCTGAGAGACAGAGAAAGGAGGAGGATAGAAGGAtgaaagaagaggaagaaagaagGAAGCGAGAGGAGGCtgagagaagaaaaagagaggAGGAACGGAAGATGCGAGAGGAAGCAGAGAGGacgaggagagaggaggaggaacgGAAGATGCGAGAGGAAGCAGAGAGGATGAGAGAGGAAGAAAGAAGGATCAGGGAAAAGgaggaaaggaggaggaggaggcaagAGGAAGAAGAACAAATTCGAAAACTGGAAGAGGAAAGGAGAAAGCGTGAGGAAGAAGATAGGAGGCGCCTGGAGGAGCAGAAGcacagagaggaagaggaaagGAAGCTAGAGGAGGAGGTGGCAAAGAAGCAACAGGAGCTTGAGGCAGAGAAgtgcaaaaagcaaaaagaggaagaagaggaaagaaagaaaaaagatgaacaGAAACTAAGACTGAGGGAGATGGAGCAAGAGAAACAGCTGGCATTGGAGGAGCAGATGAAGATGTTGACAGAAGAAGATGCTGGGAGCTCTGATGAACAAGAGAGGAAGCGGAGAGCTGAGGAGCAGCGCTGGAGGGAGATGGAGGAGCGACAGAGACCCTTTTCCTTCAAGGTTTCCTCTGGAGAGAAACAGATTCTTTTCCAGAAGGTCAACCTGACCCCTGTTACTCCAGCCTCCAGCCACCAGAACGCTGCTGACGCTGATCAAAGGGAAGGAGCTACAGCTTACTCCCTGGAAAGGCAAGACCCCCCCAACCTGCCGGCATCTTCATATGTGCCCCACACAGCCATCCTGGTGACAGGCGCCCAGCTCTGTGGGACAGCTGTCAATTTAGACCAGATCAAAGACACTGCATGTAAATCCCTGCTGGGTTTGGGAGAAGAAAGAAGGGCCCAAGGAATACCTTCTGCAAAGAGCAAGAGCTCGCCAGACCACAAATCTGGGAAAACCAAATCGCTCAGTGAGTCTTCGTTCTGCCCGGATCGGTCCAGTGCAGCCGTGCTGGCAGAGTGGGCGAGCATCCGCTCGAAAATATTTAAAGGGGTAGAGGATGGGAAGTATGATGAGTACCCAGGCCCTCCGAGCAGGAATCAGCCTCAGATCAGCAGTGAAGAGCAGCCCTCTTTCTCTCATACCAGCCTCAGAAAAACAATGTCCGCCAGTGCCAAGTTCTCCATCACCCCTGCAAAGAAGAAGTTTGGGGACTCAAACAGAAACTCTGAGGTTTTCAATGCAGATAATAAAGATGGTAAAGAGGAAGCATCTCAATCTGATAGTCCCACACCAGCATCCCAATCTCCAACCTTTAAACCTCACACCCGGACAAGCAAAACAGTTCGGATTGTAGAGCGAGCCTCAGAGGAGTGCATGTTTGCCAAAGACCTCCCGTCTTTCCTGGTTCCCAGCCCGGGGGACATTTCTGAGGGCTCCGAAGCAAAGAGCCATCTTCAGAGCAAGACAGAGGAGGGGGAGGAGCAGGGACAGGACGGTGAGGATAACCCCTCACCTTTTGGAATCAAGCTTAGAAGGACGAACTATTCTCTGCGTTTTCACAGTGAGCAGTCCAcagagaaaaggaagaagcGCTACAGCGCCGGAGACAGCTTTGATGGCGTCCCTTCACCGCTCACCCCAATTGAgccagactctgacacctccTCGGTCTTCTCTGACAAATCAAGTCCCACATCACCTCAGAAGGAGGGAGTATTAAGCAAGTATTTACACGcatctgcttctcctgccataACCCGGGGGAAGCTGGGCAAGCCGACAAGCCCCATTGTGCATAATGAAGGAGAGAAAGTCCTTTCAAAACCACAACTCTACCGAAGACCAGCAACATCACCCAAACCCTCTGGAGCCACTCCAACACCTCCTCCATCTCCACTACCAAAAGTAGCCCACGTGCTCCCCTGTGAGGATGTGAACCAGAGGACGGGGAGCCCAGATTTATCCGTCCAGGAGCAGGCCGGTAGGAGTGAAGAACTATCCACGGTGGCCCAGCTGCACAGAGGAAACCACAGTCCTGTCCAAGGAGAGGAGGAGCCAAAGGAGAAGAGGTCTTTCTTCCCTTCCATCAACATCCCCTGGAGAGagaaggcagacaggaaggcagaacTTATCAGACGAG AAAAACCTTCCTTACAGGCCAGACTCTCACTGGACAGCGCCAGGGTCCAGGAGAAGGAAGCTGGGCCCTTATGGATTACTCTTGCCCTGCAGAAGCAGAAAGGCTTCAGGGAGCAACAGCAGAGCCGCGAGGACCGTCGGAGCCAAAGAGAGGCCAAGCTAGCAGAGAAGCATGCCAGAGAGAGAGATAGT GTCGCACTGGTGAGTCCCACAGAGTGTAAAGAAAGTGGGTGCACCAGTCCTTCCTCCAAAACCCAGACACCAGAGGAGCCCAAGAGGCCCGACAGCCTGCTGGGACGATTTGAGCGCAGAGATCCCCTGAAAAAGGCCAGCACCTTGCCGAGCTCAGTCACAG TTGAAATCTCAGACTCAACACCGTCGCCACCTGCTGTCAAGGACATGTCAAAGCGATTCCCCTCCAGCGACTCTCCCCAGTTGTCCACAGAGCCTGCCTGGCTGGCACTAGCAAAACGAAAGGCCAAAGCCTGGAGCGACTGTCCACAGATCATCAAATAA